GAGGTGTTCCGCCGAGCGGACGCCGACAGCGACTCGGAGAAACTGTTCGAACTCTCCGACCAACTCGCCAGACAGGTCGGGACCCTGCTGGAGGGGGCGTACTTCCAACCGGTCCAGACCGACGAGATAGAGACGCTTCTCGGCGGCGACACGCTGTTGGAGTGGGTCGAGGTGGGCGAGGACTCGCCCGTCGTCGGGCGGACGCTCGCCGATTCGGACCTCCGGCAGGCGACCGGCGCGTCCGTCATCGCCATCGAACGCGGCGAGCGGGTCATCGTCTCGCCCGGCGGTGAGGCCACCATCGAGGCCGGCGACACGCTGATCGTCATCGGACCGTCCGAGGCGTGCCGAGACGTGGCGTCGATGGTGCGCGGGGACTGATGGCGGCGGCGCTCCTCGAACTCGGCCAC
This is a stretch of genomic DNA from Halogeometricum sp. S3BR5-2. It encodes these proteins:
- a CDS encoding cation:proton antiporter regulatory subunit; protein product: MTVYESDLPGVGKKHEVELGDGARLVIVTHNSGKREVFRRADADSDSEKLFELSDQLARQVGTLLEGAYFQPVQTDEIETLLGGDTLLEWVEVGEDSPVVGRTLADSDLRQATGASVIAIERGERVIVSPGGEATIEAGDTLIVIGPSEACRDVASMVRGD